The proteins below come from a single Campylobacter sp. CCUG 57310 genomic window:
- a CDS encoding methyl-accepting chemotaxis protein: MTKIVYSKNFQRVVTLFCIGFIVALGCVFLKMQETSAKLTNSSSRQLISYKLADELRQSSDDLTKFVRLFVATNGNEIYEKEYNKVLDIRNGKVPRAGTNEKIPLKELMKKEGFSDSEFKKLEDAENRSIDLAKLEFEAIDMIKSASLLHYNPSEAKEKAMNLVFGDNYNNHKANIAQPINEFFTMVENRTANEFSIYKHKLDNMQNIFLVLSAVVILTIFFFAYLSTKVTEGILGAKPARIESVMKEISSGNLAVEISTDFKNSALGLLKIATSNLKSLISEAKNLSTENSSVAYELSATSLQTGQNVEKSLITTNETTAKASLIKDQIKTSIEEAKQSKSDMQNAINQIDTANEAISRLSDKINSSVQTELALANKISELNKDAEQVRNILSVIDEIADQTNLLALNAAIEAARAGEHGRGFAVVADEVRTLAERTQNSLIEINSTINIIVGAISDSSAQMNLNSKQISELTSVVDEVKGKIVSMNESIKKAVLMSDKAVEDYIKTGQDVNAILQGMSDIAECSAQNAKSVEEIASATEHLSKMTETLNNKLSKFST; encoded by the coding sequence ATGACGAAGATAGTTTATTCGAAAAATTTTCAGAGAGTTGTTACTCTTTTTTGTATAGGTTTTATAGTTGCGCTTGGTTGTGTCTTTTTAAAAATGCAAGAGACATCAGCCAAGCTTACAAATTCTTCAAGCAGACAGCTTATTTCATACAAGCTGGCCGACGAGCTGCGTCAAAGCTCGGATGATTTAACCAAATTCGTTAGATTATTCGTTGCTACAAACGGTAATGAAATATATGAAAAAGAGTATAATAAAGTCCTAGATATCAGAAACGGCAAAGTCCCTCGCGCAGGCACAAATGAAAAAATACCGTTAAAAGAACTTATGAAAAAAGAGGGTTTTAGCGATAGTGAGTTTAAAAAACTAGAAGATGCCGAAAATAGATCCATTGATCTGGCAAAGCTTGAATTTGAAGCTATAGATATGATCAAGTCCGCTTCTTTGCTTCACTATAATCCAAGTGAAGCAAAAGAAAAAGCTATGAATTTGGTATTTGGCGACAACTACAATAACCACAAAGCAAACATCGCTCAGCCTATAAATGAGTTTTTTACTATGGTTGAAAATAGAACCGCAAACGAATTTAGCATATATAAGCATAAACTTGATAATATGCAAAATATATTTTTAGTCCTTTCTGCGGTGGTAATTCTAACGATATTTTTCTTCGCATATCTTAGCACAAAGGTTACTGAAGGAATTTTAGGAGCAAAGCCTGCCCGCATCGAAAGCGTTATGAAAGAAATTTCAAGCGGAAATTTAGCTGTAGAAATCAGTACCGATTTTAAAAATAGCGCATTAGGACTTTTAAAAATAGCCACGAGCAACTTAAAAAGCCTGATATCTGAAGCCAAAAATTTATCAACTGAAAATTCATCAGTCGCCTACGAGCTATCGGCTACATCTTTGCAAACCGGACAAAACGTAGAAAAATCCTTGATAACAACAAATGAAACTACCGCAAAAGCTTCTTTAATCAAAGATCAGATAAAAACCTCCATAGAAGAGGCAAAACAGAGCAAAAGCGATATGCAAAACGCCATAAACCAGATCGATACGGCAAACGAAGCCATATCTCGCCTAAGCGATAAAATAAACTCAAGCGTTCAAACCGAACTTGCGCTGGCAAATAAAATTTCAGAGCTAAATAAAGACGCCGAGCAAGTTAGAAACATACTATCGGTTATAGACGAGATCGCCGATCAGACGAATTTGCTCGCTCTTAATGCCGCCATTGAGGCCGCTCGCGCAGGAGAGCACGGAAGAGGATTTGCCGTAGTTGCTGATGAGGTAAGAACTCTTGCTGAAAGAACTCAAAATTCACTCATCGAAATAAATTCGACCATAAATATCATAGTTGGCGCTATATCTGATTCAAGTGCGCAGATGAATTTAAACTCAAAGCAGATCAGCGAGCTAACTTCGGTTGTCGATGAGGTTAAAGGCAAGATAGTTTCGATGAACGAAAGCATCAAAAAAGCCGTTTTGATGTCAGATAAAGCAGTTGAAGACTATATCAAAACGGGCCAAGACGTAAATGCGATCTTGCAAGGCATGTCTGATATAGCCGAATGCTCGGCTCAAAATGCAAAAAGCGTTGAAGAGATCGCAAGCGCAACCGAGCATTTAAGCAAAATGACCGAAACGCTAAATAACAAGCTATCTAAATTTAGTACCTAA
- a CDS encoding rhodanese-like domain-containing protein, with product MPKINFNEIKSIEITKQNAENFEQLIDIRTPYEWNETGVIKGAKLVYFYDNDRVFNPKFLEEILAVVDVNKPVALICRRGVRSLMGAEILASSGLFKEIINLSGGMSKLLFEGYETQEIEKP from the coding sequence GTGCCAAAGATAAATTTTAACGAGATAAAAAGTATAGAGATCACAAAGCAAAATGCCGAAAATTTTGAGCAGTTAATCGACATAAGAACTCCTTACGAGTGGAATGAAACAGGCGTTATCAAGGGCGCTAAGCTAGTGTATTTTTATGATAATGACAGAGTCTTTAATCCAAAATTTTTAGAAGAAATTTTAGCCGTCGTGGATGTAAATAAACCCGTGGCGCTTATTTGTAGAAGAGGGGTGCGAAGTCTGATGGGGGCTGAAATTTTAGCTTCAAGCGGACTTTTTAAAGAGATTATAAATTTAAGCGGCGGTATGTCAAAGCTATTGTTTGAAGGTTATGAAACGCAAGAAATAGAAAAGCCGTAA